CAGCCAGATAAAGGCAGTGAAGTAGTAGATATGGATGCGAGCAATGTCCATCCTGGCGGCCAACAGAACAAGGGTAATATTGGGGTTCGAAAGGAAGGAAATGAGTATGTGATTAATGGGCAGTCGTCTGCGTGGGTGTCATACGGGCCATTAGCCCAGACCGCCATGGCCTATCTTCCCTGTGATTACGGTGAAGGAACATTTAAAGAAGGTACACAGGGGCTAAATTGGGTTGGGGTTCTGATTCCTCTTGATCAACCGGGTGTCTCCAGAGGTAAGCCTTTAGATAAAATTGGTCAACGTCCTTTACCCCAAGGCGAAATCTTTTTTGACAATGTTCGTATCCCTGAAAAATTTGCTATTGCTACCGGAGAAAAAGCGATTGGTCAGATGATGGCAACACTGACTTTTGCCAATATGGAAATGGCAGCCACCTTTACTGGCGTTGCGAGAGCCGCCTTCGAGCACGCCTTAGAATACGTCCACGAACGCAAGCAAGGTGGTACAGCAATCATAAACCACCAATCTGTACAGACTAGAATTTTTTCTTTGTGGCAAAAAGTTGAAGCGGCACGGGCCCTGTCTCATCGCGTTTTTAGCTACAACTATTCAGCGCATGGCCCACATTTGTTGGCATCCGTTACGTCTAAAACCTTTGTTACAGATACCACGTTTCAGGTTGCCAGTGATGCGCTGCAGCTGTTTGGCGGCAATGGCTTAACGAAAGAATATCCCATGGAGAAACTGATGCGCGATGCCCGCGCAGCGATGATCGAGGACGGTGAAAACACGATCCTTGGCCTGAAGGGAGTGACGTGGTTAAGCTGTTGGTATCAGGATAAAGCAGGTATTTCAGTTTAATAAGATTAGTACTTCAAATATTTAATAAAGGATAAAGATCATGGCTAAGAAACCTGTCGTTGTTTATGGCGCTAGCGGTTACACCGGTAAATTGATTTGTGAATTTTTGCGCGAATATCAAATCCCCTTCATAGCAGCGGGTCGTAGTCGGGCGCGCATTGAAGAAGCGTTAATCACTGTCCCTGGTATTGAGACCGCCGACTATGAAATAGTGGAAGTCGAGCACAGTGTTGCCGCATTGACCGAGTTATTAACGGGCTGCGAAGTTCTCTGTAATACCGTGGGTCCATTTGAATACTTTGGCGAAGTAGCTGTTGAAGCGGCAGCGAATGCCGGTGTTCACTATATGGATACCACCGGTGAACAATCTTATATGATTGATATGCGTAACAAATTCCATGAGGTCTTCAAAGCCAATGGTAAGATTTTGGCGCCCAGCACTGCATATATGTACACACCACTCGATATTGCGATGAATATGGTTTTGGAAGATGGCAGTATCGATACCATCGAAGCGGGCTGCCTGGCAGCGGGTGTACCAACTTACGGTTCAACGCAAACAATTTTTGCTATGTTCAAAGCAGAACACCTGTATTTAGAAAATAATAAAATGTTGCCATGGGAAAAGGGGCGTGGTTTTGAAATGGCTGTACCCGGTAAGATGATGACCCAGCTTGCTCATCCCTGGGGTGGCGGCAGTGTTCCGATGTGGTTGGAAAATGACTACCGTGTACACAGTGCGCGTCAGCTGACCGCATTCACCAATCGAACTATGTACGAACAGTTAATCGCTCTACAGAAACATTACGAAGATAATATCAAGCCACTGCCGCTTGATAAGCAGGAAGCTGCGCTGAAGGAAATCGCTGAAGGTATGCAGCCCGGTATGCCGCCTCGCGAAAATAGAACGGTACAACGTACGACTGATTTCGTTCATGGTATAGGTACTGGGGTGCGTAAAACCTGCGTAATTCATACCGCTGCGCCATACCAGTTAACGGGTGTTGTGCAGGCTGGCCTCGCGTCCTATTTGCTAAGCGAAGCGCCGCGTAAAACGGGCTTTGTTTCCTCATGTCAGGCAGTTGGTCACGAGGTTATGTTGGGTGCTATTAAGAAGTTCCTGCCAATTCAAGTCGACATGTACTAGTTTTAGCAAATTGATGAAAGAGATATAACCATGAGAATGATCGACTACTTTGACAATGGTGCGAAGTACTATCCAAACAATATTGCCTTTATCGATGTTGATTGCGGCGATGCCAGCATTACCTATGCAGCGGCCTCTGCGGTGACCCATCGTATAGCGGCGGCGATTCGAGGTAATAGCTATCAGCAGGGCAGTCACATTGGCATATTAGCGCCAAATTCGACCATCGCATTTTTGACGCTATTGGGCTTGTTTCGCGCTGAGGCGGTTTGGTTGCCGATAAATCCTCGCAATACGGTTGCTACGAATGTCGATCTTCTTACCCGCTTTGACGGTGATCTGCTGTTTTATCACAGTGATTACGCCCAAGAAGCGCAACAAATTATGGACGCGGTACCAAATATACGCGAAGCAGTGTGTATTGATGGTGACGCGACGGTAGGCAGCACACTTGAAAATTGGAGTGAGGGCCACCCTGAAACTCACCAGATGGGTCCTGCAGATTTGGAGGCGACCTTTGCGGTATTTCCTACCGGTGGTACTACAGGGAAATCCAAAGGCGTGGTGTTGAATCATCGTTCGATATACACCATGTATCAGAACTTCTACGCACATTTTAATTATCACGATGAGACCTGCCATTTAGTTGTTGCGCCAATGACGCATTCGGCTGGGATCATAGGCGGATTACATTTTGCTCGTGGCGGCACGAACGTAGTTATGAGCAAAGCTGCGCCGAATTTAATTTGCGATGCCATTGATAAGTACAGTGTGTCGCATCTCTTTCTACCGCCGACGGTTGTATACATGATGCTGGCGTTGCCAGATGTAAAAGATCGCGACTACAGTTCACTGCAGCATTTCTTGGTGGGTGCAGCGCCTACGTCTGTAGAAAAACTAAAGGAAGCTGTCGCTGTTTTTGGGCCTGTTATGACGGAAGCCTTCGGTCAGTCAGAAGCGCCGGCGGCAATTACCGCCAAAGCTCCTTGGGATTATATAGATAAAGACGGGAATATTAATGAGCGTCGGCTTGCGTCGATTGGCCGACCCTGCGTCAATAATCGTGTAGCGATTCTTGACGAAGACGGGAAGGAGCTTAAGCGCGGACATGCAGGCGAAATTTGTATCCAAGGGGATTTGGTCTCGCCGGGCTACTATAAAAATCCCGAAGCCACTGCAGAGGTTAGGCAGTTTGGCTGGCATCATACCGGCGATGTCGGGGTGATGGATGATGAGGGTTTTATTACCATTGTCGACCGTAAAAAAGACATGATCATCACTGGTGGCTT
This portion of the Zhongshania sp. R06B22 genome encodes:
- a CDS encoding acyl-CoA dehydrogenase family protein codes for the protein MFAFEKVELPVLGLRGLEADLSEEERAIQENVHRFARDVMRPIGKKLDAMSPEEVIAEGSPLHDYMAQMYASGILDLGALDSMSDLEKSRIFPIIFEELGWGDSGLAIATLASAIPAFTAHTTGDPEIIERFGSLPGCWLATQPDKGSEVVDMDASNVHPGGQQNKGNIGVRKEGNEYVINGQSSAWVSYGPLAQTAMAYLPCDYGEGTFKEGTQGLNWVGVLIPLDQPGVSRGKPLDKIGQRPLPQGEIFFDNVRIPEKFAIATGEKAIGQMMATLTFANMEMAATFTGVARAAFEHALEYVHERKQGGTAIINHQSVQTRIFSLWQKVEAARALSHRVFSYNYSAHGPHLLASVTSKTFVTDTTFQVASDALQLFGGNGLTKEYPMEKLMRDARAAMIEDGENTILGLKGVTWLSCWYQDKAGISV
- a CDS encoding DUF5938 domain-containing protein, encoding MAKKPVVVYGASGYTGKLICEFLREYQIPFIAAGRSRARIEEALITVPGIETADYEIVEVEHSVAALTELLTGCEVLCNTVGPFEYFGEVAVEAAANAGVHYMDTTGEQSYMIDMRNKFHEVFKANGKILAPSTAYMYTPLDIAMNMVLEDGSIDTIEAGCLAAGVPTYGSTQTIFAMFKAEHLYLENNKMLPWEKGRGFEMAVPGKMMTQLAHPWGGGSVPMWLENDYRVHSARQLTAFTNRTMYEQLIALQKHYEDNIKPLPLDKQEAALKEIAEGMQPGMPPRENRTVQRTTDFVHGIGTGVRKTCVIHTAAPYQLTGVVQAGLASYLLSEAPRKTGFVSSCQAVGHEVMLGAIKKFLPIQVDMY
- a CDS encoding class I adenylate-forming enzyme family protein; the protein is MRMIDYFDNGAKYYPNNIAFIDVDCGDASITYAAASAVTHRIAAAIRGNSYQQGSHIGILAPNSTIAFLTLLGLFRAEAVWLPINPRNTVATNVDLLTRFDGDLLFYHSDYAQEAQQIMDAVPNIREAVCIDGDATVGSTLENWSEGHPETHQMGPADLEATFAVFPTGGTTGKSKGVVLNHRSIYTMYQNFYAHFNYHDETCHLVVAPMTHSAGIIGGLHFARGGTNVVMSKAAPNLICDAIDKYSVSHLFLPPTVVYMMLALPDVKDRDYSSLQHFLVGAAPTSVEKLKEAVAVFGPVMTEAFGQSEAPAAITAKAPWDYIDKDGNINERRLASIGRPCVNNRVAILDEDGKELKRGHAGEICIQGDLVSPGYYKNPEATAEVRQFGWHHTGDVGVMDDEGFITIVDRKKDMIITGGFNVFPNEVEQILNSHSAVQDCAVIGVPDDKWGEAVNAIVQLKAGHECDEEILIALCKRELGGVKAPKVVEFIDDLPRSSAGKVLKTELRKKYWEGRERAVN